In Antechinus flavipes isolate AdamAnt ecotype Samford, QLD, Australia chromosome 3, AdamAnt_v2, whole genome shotgun sequence, a genomic segment contains:
- the LOC127554203 gene encoding uncharacterized protein LOC127554203, with translation MSYLEHQVRITPISPPHSYYYQNELGSSPWLKHLATTTQLSQSFPRAKAVPLPHLHHHDMAKVSPSNKYQKVTSVLALHNRHEIEAKVALKSFQQEATPSSSDHLPKIFPSCDNSTDNLLSLNQSLSSPSFSDNKAEFSPFLSHGSMIEKGIYPDFQGKDKLSVISMSSGNQTKVARRPQSQVRATTATTLGNLDLRHTASITSSSSLCFNHWSRATASKTPEVDHWIQAKASKMSYPDLHLRDTVSLLRCIDHHSRPLTDYSLHLNQKTRATTTNSSCPKRCIKGKALPSPAPNHRARTRATSSQSVKSWDKGSANHWVTATSVPFPLHHQMHDVPIKQDSSQCTLHHQATCPPTPEYYQAKYVTDPNTHVLLQKEKNRTEVMPQDLDYQFTMLTGQVYWSTSSVNMEYNDTASFDYYQRTTTPFSARYQTECEPDPQPQITLQTERKNDWERISVGSDYEVTHFTDQDQWATPSHPQNRTVSGSEHQTISLSSNDHQAEDIAVDSNTQVIFQQEQDKWETYWMKDQKSSHPSSVDHHAQEIPGDPRDPITFQQELEKWKIQDPKLTPSSSNGHQAEAIPADHKTQVIFHQELDKWEKIWKKGQNNQSTSPPNNDQQTQNVPEDPRVHIILKGEPYDQDKFCTARLDHQPILSSGNDHQIQDMPADHNAQVIFHQEEGKHETFWTQGQNHQSTPSLNTDYQVQDTPKDPSAHVTFKQEPENLDTFWTKGLDQQPTSSPGNKWETEDKPDFNSKTTLQQKIEEWKILWPGEPDKQISLKYQDETSPETNHISTSPPSCGEQASDVAEFSIQATLQQKIGKRETFWSTEPDKQATTVTDQEYWATSPWDIKHQGRISPDLHHGVIPVITHEDQDSDVPDLSPHVTLPQELDKREIFWSLELDKQATILKDQEFWATSPWDIKQQDRTSPDLHHGDTPLPINKDQDSDVSDLNVRVTLQQELGKRETFWQTELDKQATIPKDQDYWVTTLWNIKQQDRTSPDLHHGHTPLPTNKDQDSDVSDLSVRVTLQQELGKRETFWQTELDKQATIPKDQDYWVTTLWDIKQQDRTSPDLNHVSTSLPTHEDEDSDISDLSDQVTPQQELGKRETFWPIKLDKQAITLKGQDNWVTTLWDIKQQDRTSPDLHHGATPLSTHEDEDSDVSDLSDQVVTLQQELGKRETFWQTELDKQATTLKGQDYWVTTLWDIKDKDRISPDFHHGTTSLPIHEDQDSDVSDLSDQVTLQQELGERGTFWPREPDKQATTLKDQDYWVTTLWDIKHQDRTSPDLHHGATPLSRHKDQDPDVSDLSAQFTLQQELSKRETSYPTEIEKQATILKDKVYWATPTLDLKHEERTSPDLHHGATSSLSYEDQDSDAIDLSEQVIIQQKLGKRKTSCPTESDKKVASLTDPDYWATFPWDIKHQDRTSLDHPHGATPPLSHEDQDSDATDLSSPTTLQQELSKKEISCPTELDKQVTSLTDRDYWTTFPWDIKHQDRTSLDHHHGATPPLTHEDQDSDVTDPSLPTTLQQKLSKKETSCPTEQDKQVTNLTDKDYWATSPWDIKHQDRKSLDFHHKATTPSSHGDKTSNISDLSAHAILQQEQGKRETFWSTEVDQQATTLTDKVYWTTPTLDLNHEDRISLDFHHEVTHPPRNEVQDSDADDLSAQATLQQELSKKKTSCPKEVDQQAITLIDEVCWTTLPWDIKHQDRTFPDPYLEVTSAPRHEDQDSDVSELSTQTIIQPELNEWKTFWPREVNRQVTTLPDKVYWITPMLDPKYLDRTSPDLHHEITPPSSYEEQDSDFIYLNGQATLQQELDKRETSSPTELDQQARTLKDEVSWATLSWDRTSSATPHEPTSPSSLEDDSSAISDLSAQSILQEELDKWKTSCPTELDQQARILKDEVSWATSSWGIKHPDRNSPDNHLEATPSSNHDYQDSDLSDFSAQETLQLGINEWEKLWPTELDQEGTTLPNQTSWEMSPWDIKQQDRTSPDTDHRTSTSSSHEKKDGDVPDLNVEAIPQPKLDQWEIKPSVLDQDLRADLTIQHSRTVPSISIIESQNVILSDPEHQIIPPSSNDYPVGDISKPNTKITFQQGQDDWDIFWTRLDHQDTASLNNDYQVQHISGPKADIIQKEQEDLDIFWTRTLEYSSMTPTNQDYWTAFPLLNIEHHNIIQPDPDHQASCTTSPDHQAGDTTDPNVQSIFQTKKDSWETMPQEIEHKTLILTAHDQEAIFLLGKNHQDTNLPGSDNQDFILSIHDTEDTDVPGPNTLVTIQPEKGHWELMPPETDHMAIISFTVHQQEATPSLALNHKDTNPSNYPLGSYFTDHLVCH, from the coding sequence TCCATCATTCTCCGACAATAAAGCTGAGTTTTCCCCATTCCTCAGCCATGGGTCCATGATAGAAAAAGGAATATATCCTGACTTCCAGGGCAAGGACAAGCTGTCTGTTATCTCAATGAGCTCTGGTAACCAAACTAAAGTTGCAAGGAGGCCCCAAAGCCAAGTCAGGGCTACAACTGCTACTACATTAGGAAATTTAGATTTGAGACATACAGCCTCTATTACTTCATCATCATCACTTTGTTTTAACCACTGGTCCAGGGCAACAGCATCAAAAACACCAGAAGTAGACCACTGGATCCAGGCAAAAGCTTCCAAGATGTCATATCCTGACCTCCACCTCAGGGACACAGTGTCACTACTAAGATGTATTGACCATCACTCCAGGCCCTTGACTGATTATTCATTACACCTCAACCAGAAAACTAGAGCAACTACTACAAACTCATCCTGCCCCAAACGTTGTATTAAAGGCAAAGCTTTGCCATCACCAGCTCCAAACCATCGGGCCAGGACAAGAGCTACCTCATCACAAAGTGTTAAATCATGGGACAAGGGATCAGCTAATCACTGGGTCACAGCTACCTCTGTGCCCTTCCCATTACACCACCAAATGCATGACGTTCCAATCAAACAGGACTCATCCCAATGCACTCTTCATCATCAGGCCACTTGTCCACCCACTCCTGAATACTACCAGGCCAAGTACGTGACAGACCCCAATACCCATGTCTtgcttcagaaagaaaaaaatcgtACAGAAGTCATGCCACAAGATCTGGACTACCAGTTCACAATGCTAACAGGCCAGGTATACTGGTCAACATCCTCAGTGAACATGGAATACAATGATACTGCTTCATTTGACTATTACCAGAGGACCACAACTCCATTCAGCGCTAGATACCAGACTGAGTGTGAACCAGACCCTCAACCCCAGATCACACttcaaacagaaagaaagaatgattgGGAAAGAATATCAGTAGGATCAGACTATGAGGTGACACATTTCACGGACCAAGATCAATGGGCAACACCTTCACACCCTCAGAACAGAACTGTCTCTGGTTCTGAACATCAGACCATATCTCTATCCAGCAATGACCACCAGGCTGAGGATATAGCAGTAGATTCTAATACCCAGGTCATATTCCAACAAGAACAAGATAAATGGGAAACATATTGGATGAAAGATCAAAAGTCTTCACATCCATCCAGTGTAGACCACCATGCCCAGGAGATCCCAGGAGATCCCAGAGACCCAATAACATTCCAACAAGAACTAGAAAAGTGGAAAATACAAGACCCTAAGTTGACACCTTCATCCAGCAATGGTCACCAGGCTGAGGCTATACCAGCAGACCATAAAACCCAGGTCATATTTCATCAAGAACTAGATAagtgggaaaaaatttggaaaaaaggacaaaacaatcaGTCCACATCTCCACCAAACAATGACCAACAAACTCAGAATGTGCCAGAAGATCCCAGAGTACATATTATACTCAAGGGAGAACCATATGATCAAGATAAATTTTGTACAGCAAGACTAGACCACCAACCCATACTTTCATCTGGAAATGACCATCAAATTCAGGATATGCCAGCAGATCACAATGCACAGGTAATATTCCATCAAGAAGAGGGGAAACATGAAACATTTTGGACACAAGGACAAAACCATCAATCCACACCTTCACTAAATACTGACTACCAAGTCCAGGATACTCCAAAAGACCCTAGTGCACATGTTACATTCAAACAAGAACCAGAGAATTTGGACACATTTTGGACAAAAGGACTAGATCAGCAGCCTACGTCTTCACCTGGCAATAAATGGGAGACTGAAGATAAACCAGACTTCAATTCTAAGACTACACTTcaacaaaaaatagaagaatggaaAATACTTTGGCCAGGAGAACCAGATAAGCAGATAAGCCTAAAATACCAAGATGAAACTTCACCTGAAACTAACCACATCTCCACATCTCCACCCAGCTGTGGTGAACAGGCTTCAGACGTAGCAGAATTTAGCATCCAGGCCACACTCCAACAAAAAATAGGCAAAAGGGAAACATTTTGGTCAACAGAACCAGACAAACAGGCCACAACTGTAACAGACCAGGAATACTGGGCTACATCCCCATGGGACATAAAACATCAAGGCAGAATTTCACCTGACCTTCATCATGGAGTCATACCTGTAATCACACATGAAGATCAGGATTCAGATGTACCAGACCTCAGTCCCCACGTCACACTCCCACAAGAACTAGACAAAAGGGAAATATTTTGGTCCTTGGAACTAGATAAGCAGGCCACAATTCTCAAAGACCAGGAATTCTGGGCTACATCCCCATGGGACATAAAACAGCAAGACAGAACTTCACCTGACCTTCACCATGGAGACACACCTCTACCCATAAATAAAGATCAGGATTCAGATGTATCAGACCTCAATGTCCGAGTCACACTCCAACAAGAACTAGGCAAAAGGGAAACATTTTGGCAAACAGAACTAGATAAGCAGGCCACAATTCCCAAAGACCAGGACTACTGGGTCACAACCCTATGGAACATAAAACAGCAAGACAGAACTTCACCTGACCTTCACCATGGACACACACCTCTACCCACAAATAAAGATCAGGATTCAGATGTATCAGACCTCAGTGTTCGAGTCACACTCCAACAAGAACTAGGCAAAAGGGAAACATTTTGGCAAACAGAACTAGATAAGCAGGCCACAATTCCCAAAGACCAGGATTACTGGGTCACAACCCTATGGGACATAAAACAGCAAGACAGAACTTCACCTGACCTTAACCATGTGTCAACATCTCTACCCACACATGAAGATGAGGATTCAGATATATCAGACCTCAGTGACCAGGTCACACCCCAACAAGAACTAGGCAAAAGGGAAACATTTTGGCCAATAAAACTAGACAAGCAAGCCATAACTCTCAAAGGCCAGGATAACTGGGTCACAACCCTATGGGACATAAAACAGCAAGACAGAACTTCACCTGACCTTCACCATGGAGCCACACCTCTATCCACACATGAAGATGAGGATTCAGATGTATCAGACCTCAGTGACCAGGTGGTCACACTACAACAAGAACTAGGCAAAAGGGAAACATTTTGGCAAACAGAACTAGACAAGCAGGCCACAACTCTCAAAGGCCAGGATTACTGGGTCACAACCCTATGGGACATAAAAGACAAAGATAGAATTTCACCTGACTTTCACCATGGGACTACATCTCTACCCATACATGAAGATCAGGATTCAGATGTATCAGACCTCAGTGACCAGGTCACACTACAACAAGAACTGGGTGAAAGGGGAACATTTTGGCCAAGAGAACCAGACAAACAGGCCACAACTCTCAAAGACCAGGATTACTGGGTCACAACCCTATGGGACATAAAACACCAAGACAGGACTTCACCTGACCTTCACCATGGGGCCACACCTCTATCCAGACACAAGGACCAGGATCCAGATGTATCAGACCTCAGTGCCCAGTTCACACTCCAACAAGAACTGAGCAAAAGAGAAACATCTTATCCAACAGAGATAGAAAAGCAGGCCACAATTCTAAAAGACAAAGTTTACTGGGCAACACCCACACTGGATCTAAAACACGAAGAAAGAACTTCACCTGACCTCCATCATGGGGCTACATCTTCACTCAGCTATGAGGACCAGGATTCAGATGCAATAGACCTCAGTGAGCAGGTCATAATCCAACAAAAATTAGGTAAAAGGAAAACATCTTGTCCTACAGAATCAGACAAAAAAGTCGCAAGTCTAACAGACCCAGATTACTGGGCCACATTCCCATGGGACATAAAACATCAAGACAGAACTTCACTTGACCATCCCCATGGAGCTACACCTCCACTCAGTCATGAAGACCAGGATTCAGATGCAACAGACCTTAGTTCCCCAACCACACTCCAACAAGAACTAAGTAAAAAGGAAATATCTTGTCCTACAGAGTTAGACAAGCAGGTCACAAGCCTAACAGACAGGGATTATTGGACCACATTCCCATGGGACATAAAACACCAAGACAGAACTTCACTTGATCATCACCATGGAGCTACACCTCCACTCACTCATGAAGACCAGGATTCAGATGTGACAGACCCTAGTCTCCCAACCACACTCCAACAAAAACTAAGTAAAAAGGAAACATCTTGTCCCACAGAACAAGATAAGCAGGTCACAAACCTAACAGACAAGGATTACTGGGCAACATCTCCATGGGATATAAAACATCAAGACAGAAAATCCCTTGACTTTCACCACAAGGCTACAACTCCATCCAGCCATGGTGACAAAACTTCAAATATATCTGACCTCAGTGCCCATGCTATACTCCAACAAGAACAAGGAAAAAGGGAAACATTCTGGTCAACAGAAGTAGACCAGCAGGCCACAACTCTAACAGATAAGGTTTACTGGACAACACCTACATTGGATCTAAATCATGAAGACAGAATTTCACTTGACTTTCACCATGAGGTCACTCATCCACCCAGAAATGAGGTCCAGGATTCAGACGCAGATGACCTCAGTGCCCAGGCCACACTCCAGCAAGAactaagcaaaaagaaaacttcttgtCCTAAAGAAGTAGACCAGCAGGCCATAACTCTAATAGATGAGGTTTGCTGGACAACATTGCCATGGGACATAAAGCACCAAGACAGAACTTTCCCTGATCCTTATCTTGAAGTCACATCTGCCCCCAGACATGAAGACCAGGATTCAGATGTGTCAGAACTCAGTACTCAAACCATAATTCAACCAGAactaaatgaatggaaaacatTTTGGCCCAGAGAAGTAAACCGACAGGTTACAACTCTACCAGACAAGGTTTACTGGATAACACCCATGTTGGATCCAAAATACCTGGACAGAACTTCACCTGACCTTCATCATGAGATCACACCTCCATCCAGCTATGAAGAACAGGATTCAGATTTCATATACCTCAATGGCCAGGCCACACTCCAACAAGAACTAGACAAAAGGGAAACATCTTCTCCTACAGAGCTAGACCAGCAGGCCAGAACTCTAAAAGATGAGGTTTCCTGGGCAACATTGTCATGGGACAGAACTTCATCTGCCACGCCCCATGAGCCTACAAGCCCATCCAGCCTTGAAGATGATAGTTCAGCTATATCAGACCTCAGTGCTCAGTCTATACTCcaagaagaattagataaatgGAAAACATCTTGTCCCACTGAACTAGATCAGCAGGCCAGAATTCTAAAAGATGAGGTTTCCTGGGCAACATCCTCATGGGGCATAAAACACCCAGATAGAAATTCACCTGATAATCACCTTGAGGCTACACCTTCATCCAACCATGATTATCAGGATTCAGATCTGTCAGACTTCAGTGCTCAGGAAACACTCCAATTAGGTataaatgaatgggaaaaactTTGGCCAACAGAACTGGATCAGGAGGGCACAACTCTACCCAACCAGACTTCCTGGGAAATGTCCCCATGGGATATAAAACAGCAAGACAGAACTTCACCTGATACTGACCATAGAACCTCAACATCATCTAGCCATGAAAAGAAGGATGGGGATGTACCAGATCTCAATGTCGAAGCTATACCCCAACCAAAACTAGACCAATGGGAAATAAAGCCATCAGTACTAGACCAAGATTTAAGAGCTGATCTCACAATTCAACACTCCAGGACAGTACCTTCAATTAGCATAATAGAGTCCCAGAATGTGATTCTATCTGATCCTGAGCACCAGATCATACCTCCATCCAGCAATGACTACCCAGTTGGGGATATATCCAAGCCAAATACCAAGATTACATTCCAACAAGGTCAAGATGACTGGGATATATTTTGGACAAGATTAGACCATCAGGACACAGCTTCACTCAACAATGATTATCAGGTCCAACATATCTCAGGCCCTAAAGCTGACATAAttcaaaaagaacaagaagatttAGATATATTTTGGACAAGAACACTAGAGTATTCATCCATGACTCCAACAAATCAGGATTACTGGACTGCATTTCCTTTACTGAACATAGAACATCACAATATCATACAACCTGATCCTGACCACCAAGCATCATGTACAACCAGCCCTGACCATCAAGCTGGAGACACAACAGATCCCAATGTCCAGAGTATatttcaaacaaaaaaagattcatgGGAAACAATGCCACAGGAAATAGAACACAAGACCCTAATTCTCACAGCCCATGATCAGgaagcaatatttctactgggcaAAAACCACCAGGACACAAATCTCCCTGGCTCTGACAACCAAGATTTCATTCTATCCATCCATGACACTGAGGATACTGATGTACCAGGCCCCAATACTCTAGTTACAATACAACCAGAAAAAGGACACTGGGAATTGATGCCTCCTGAAACAGATCACATGGCAATAATAAGTTTCACAGTTCATCAGCAGGAAGCAACACCTTCCCTAGCTTTAAACCACAAGGACACAAATCCATCTAACTATCCATTGGGCAGCTACTTCACTGATCATTTAGTCTGTCATTAG